The following proteins are co-located in the Neofelis nebulosa isolate mNeoNeb1 chromosome 18, mNeoNeb1.pri, whole genome shotgun sequence genome:
- the LOC131501163 gene encoding olfactory receptor 1F1, translated as MRGANQSSVSEFLLLGLSRQPQQQQALFALFLSMYLATVLGNLLILLAISVDPRLHIPMYFLLSHLSFVDICFSTTTVPKMLANHILGTQAISFSGCLTQMYFVFMFVDMDNFLLAVMAYDRFVAICHPLHYSTKVTHQLCALLVAGSWVIANLNVLLHTLLMARLSFCADNAIPHFFCDVTPLLKLSCSDTHLNEVMILTEGSLIMISPFICILASYVHITCAVLRVPSTKGRWKAFSTCGSHLAVVSLFYGTIIAVYFNPLSSHSSEKDTAATVMYTVVTPMLNPFIYSLRNRDLKRALGKVVGRKTFSVR; from the coding sequence ATGAGGGGAGCAAACCAGTCGAGTGTCTCCGAGTTCCTCCTCCTCGGGCTCTCCAGgcagccccagcagcagcaggCCCTCTTTGCGCTCTTCCTGAGCATGTACCTGGCCACGGTCCTGGGAAACCTGCTCATCCTCCTGGCCATCAGCGTGGACCCCCGCCTGCACATCCCCATGTACTTCCTCCTCAGCCACCTGTCCTTTGTGGACATCTGCTTCTCCACCACCACCGTCCCCAAGATGCTGGCCAACCACATCCTTGGGACTCAGGCCATCTCCTTCTCTGGGTGTCtcacacagatgtattttgtgtTCATGTTCGTGGACATGGACAATTTCCTCCTGGctgtgatggcctatgaccgctttGTTGCCATATGCCACCCCTTACACTACTCGACAAAGGTGACCCACCAGCTCTGTGCCCTGCTGGTTGCTGGGTCATGGGTCATTGCCAACCTGAATGTCCTACTGCATACCCTGCTGATGGCTCGACTCTCGTTCTGTGCAGACAATGCCATCCCCCACTTCTTCTGTGATGTGACTCCCCTCCTGAAACTGTCCTGCTCTGACACGCACCTCAATGAGGTGATGATTCTGACTGAGGGTTCTCTgatcatgatctctccatttatttgcatcCTGGCTTCGTATGTGCATATTACCTGCGCTGTCCTGAGAGTCCCGTCCACGAAGGGAAGATGGAAAGCCTTCTCGACCTGTGGCTCGCACCTGGCCGTGGTTTCCCTCTTCTATGGCACCATCATTGCTGTGTATTTCAACCCTTTGTCCTCACACTCTTCTGAGAAGGACACAGCAGCTACTGTGATGTATACCGTGGTGAcccccatgctgaaccccttcatctacagcctgaggaacagaGACTTGAAAAGGGCTCTTGGAAAAGTGGTTggaagaaagacattttctgTCCGATGA